CCAGGAGCTGGTCTGTGGTCTGTGGCGGCTCCGAGGCGATCATTTTTTCGATGGCCTCAATGTCGGTCGCGACAGATGCAAGCTTTTCGTTCAAGAGATCCACGGGGGCTTGTGGCATGGCAAACAGGCTACCACTCGGAGGGCGTCGGTATCGATGAAGGAAAGACCCTTCGATTTATCGGTAAAGCCAGAAAAGATGCCGGTGGGGGGTGAGTTTAGTTGAGGTGGCGTACCGATCCGACGGGGTGAACTTGCCGATAACCCGACTTTGCGGGAATCTTCAACTTACCTTGGGTTGAGACTTTTGATTGCTGCAGCGATCCGAGCAGTGATCGTGTTGGCTTTCTCTTCAGACCGTAGCTGGAGTCGTTGGGTCGCAAGCCCGGGAACATAGTTGCAGATGCGTTTTGTCTCTGTACCTAGCCATGGAGCAAGTCGCTCCTCGTTCGCCGCCCATCCAAGCCACTCTGCCACTTCGACCTTCAACAGCGTCTCCAGTACGCCGTCGTGGCGGGCAGCGGTCGAGACATCCTCCAAGAATGCACAGATTGGCAAAATCATTTCCAGATCTCCGTTCTCCATCGCAGCGGTCAGGGCAGGGATGAGGATCGAGCCGAAGACACTGTATTGACCGGGTTCTTCGTCTCCCATATATGCGAATTCTGTACGATAAACAGCTTCTAGCTTGGGAATTCGGATGAACAACTCAGGCACGACAGTCGCGTAGTTGATGGGTTGAGAATACGCGGGGTGAGACGTTCCCTCAAAACGGAGTTTTGGGAAACTTCGTCCAGCGGAGTTGGAAAGAATCAGCCTGGGTTAAACTTTCGGCATGCATGTCCTGGACATCCTGACTGAGTTGAAGTTCTCTACAAGGATCAATTGGGTTACCCACATCCTCGCGGGCCTGGGTTGACTGAAGCCGACGTTCAACGGTGGAGCGCTTGCTCGACGAACCCCGCTCTACTCTGTACGACGAAATAGCAATGAATTTAGCTCAGGGTTTCCACTCTTCTGCGATGACGTTCGCCTTCTGCGACGCAGTGGTGAACGGTCTTTTACGGTGTGATTACGTCAGCCGACGAACACCGCCCCGCCCTCTGGGATATATTCGTCGCTTTTGACGAAGGTGAGTATTACCACGGGAACAATCGAGACGAAGATCCCGTGGAGGTTTATACACGGCCCATGATTGCTCGCATTGTTGGCGCTGGCTCATCGACATCATAGGGCCTGAGTGTGTGTGACATCGAACCTCGCGAAAAACGGGGTTATGAGAAGCTTCGACCTTGAGCTTGCCGCAAAGCCGACTTTCAAGGAACTATCATGGTTCTAAACTCCTGAAGATCTAATGAAGATCGCCACCCGCGCAGATTTTGAGATCGAAATAGATGCATCAGTCCTCGCAGGCTATAACTTTGACGGCATGTACTTGCACCGAGCGATATTTGAGGGAGCTGACCTCAAATATTCAACTTTTATTGAGGCGGACCTTCAAGGCGCTTACCTGATGGGTGCGGACGCTTCCCACGCAAATTTCACTGATGCCTCGCTTATAAACGGGATCCCTCAACGGAGCAAACCTTGGCGGGTGTGTTTTTGACAGGACTCGATTGATAGGTGCGACGTTTGACTCTCTGACGATTTGGCCGGAGAATTTCGACCCCACCCTTCACGGCGCAATACGAGTCTAAGATTCCCTGGCGTAACTGCACCATCCGTTCCTCACGAAAAACGGGGCTTTCGGCAACTTCCATGCAGGCAGCACCCGTAGTTTCCGAAAACGGGACTTTTCGGGAACGCTAGCCGCCTATTGGTAAACACAAGCGCGTTTCTCGTTACTGATCGGCCTTTTGGCGCACAAATTATTCTCAATGAGCTCTACGTCCCTGAGGTCGTCTTCGGAGAATTCACCCTGCTTTGTCCCTTGACAGGCGATGGTCGAATGTCTACTATCACTGCCAGATCGACGGTAGAGTGTCTTCTATGGCGAAGCGAGCACAGCAACGGGTCGGGCTGCTCCAGGGAACGCTTGACATGCTTATCCTGAGGACCCTTCTCCATGGGCCTGCTCACGGTCACCAGATCGGAAAGCATATTCAGAGGACCACGAATGAATTCCTGCAGATGCAGCATGGCTCGCTCTATCCCGCGCTCCATCGCCTGGAAGAACGAGGATGGGTCGTCTCCAAATGGGAGACTGCGCCGGACCGAAATCGGGAGTTCAAATACTACCGGTTGACTGACAAAGGCAGGAAGCAGTTGCTGGTCGAAGAGTCGCAGTGGAAGCAGATGGCCGAAGCCGTCGCGCGCGTGATGTGGCCGGTACCCGAGGAGGCCTGACATGAGATGGTGGCAGATCAAGAAGAGAGATGCCGACCTGGAGCGGGAGTTGCGCTCCGATCTTGAGTTGGAAGAAGAGGAGCAGCGGGAGGGTGGCGTTTCAGGAGAAGAGGCTCGCTACGCAGCCCTGCGCGCCTTTGGCAATCCGACTCTTATTCGTGACCAGACACACGCGGTGTGGTCCTGGAGTTGGATTGAATCCCTCGCCCGCGATCTGCGCTTTAGTCTGCGCACGCTTCGCCGCACGCCCGGCTTTACGATCATCGCCATTCTCGTGATGGCGTTGGGCATTGGCGCCAACGTCGCGCTGTTCACGGTGGTGCGTGGCGTATTGCTCAAGCCCTTGCCGTTCCATGATCCGGATCGCCTTGTGATGCTCTACGAGGCGGGCGCTCTTGGGGACGACACGACCGATACCAACGTGGTCTCTGGCGGCATGTACGCCGAGTGGAAGAAGGAGAACCGCAGCTACAGCAGTCTCGCGCTCGCGCAGGATATTCGGGTTGGGCTCTCGGGTTCGAATGGGCAATTGCCAGAGAAGCTGAAGAGTGCGTTGTTTTCATGGGACATGCTCCGCACACTGGGCGTGCAGCCCGCGCTGGGCCGCGATTTTACGCAGGCCGATGACAGTCCCACAGCCAACGGCACAGTGTTGCTCAGCTGGGGTCTGTGGAAGCGACGCTTCGGCGGTGACCCTGCAATTCTGAACCAGACGATCGAGTTGGATGCTGCGCCGTACACCGTTATCGGCGTTATGCCGGCGTGGTTCGATTTTCCTGACCCGTCTACGCAGCTATGGACACCGGTTTACCACGACAAGCCCGAAGCCACGATGACCTCGTTGAACAATCACATGTTTCGCGTTGTGGGGCGGCTGAAGCCGGGAGTCAGCGCGGCGCAAGGCGTGGCCGATCTGAGTCTCATCTCCCAGCGCACCCACAATGCGCACCTCGACGACCCATTCGTATTCAGAGGCGCGAGCAGCCGGCCGTTGCTGGAGCACCTGGTAGGCGAAATCAAGAAGCCGCTCTACGTGCTGCTGGAGGCGACCTGCTGCCTGCTGCTGATTGCCTGCCTCAATGTGGCCAACCTGCTGGTGGCGCGTGCGGCGGCGCGGCGCAAAGAGTTGGCTATTCGCACCGCTCTGGGCGGAGGCTGGCTGCGTCTGATGAGCGAGCGGATGATGGAGTGCCTGATGCTTTCGGCAGCCGGCGGTGTTCTGGGACTTTTGCTCGCCTTCGCCACGCTTCATTGGCTGTCGCAGGCTCGCCACGACATGAGCCGTGTCGACTCGATCCACATCGACGGCGTGGTGGCGGCGTTTACGGTCGGCGTTATCATGCTGTGCGCGCTGTTTTCCGGACTCATTGCTGCGTTCAGTAACAGCGACAGGCACATTCTCGGCGCGCTGCATGAGGCGTCGCGTTCGGTAGGTGGGGGCAATGCGCGGGCCACGTTGCGCAAGGTGCTGCTCATGCTCGAAGTCGGACTGACTGTGATCTTGCTCGTTGGCGCGGGGCTGCTGCTCAAAAGCTATGAACGATTGCGCTCCGCCGACATGGGCTGCATTACGCAAGGTGTGATCACCATGCATCTTGGCCTCCCTGATGCCCGCTATGCGACGCCAGCCCAGCGAGCCAACTTCTACGACACGCTGCTCGAACGTGTGCGCGCTTTGCCGGGAGTGGACGCGGCAGGCTTTGCAACACTTGTGCCCGGGCAGGGCTATGAGGTGGATTCAACTTTCAACATTGTGGAGCATCCCCCTTTGCCCCAAGGCAGAGGTCTGTATGCTTTAAGCCGCTCGGCCGATCCGAAGTACTTCGGCGCGATGGGCATTCCGATTTTGCGCGGACGCACATTTGACGGGAAGCGATTGGCTACAGCCAACGAAGTGATTATCAGCCAATCTTTCGCCAGCCAGTACTTTCCGGGTGAAGATTCGCTGGGCAAGCATCTGCACGTACACGGGCAGAATGCCGTTATTGTGGGGATTGTCGGGGATACCCGCTACGCAATCGGCGAGACGCCGAGGCCGGTGCAGTACTTTTCGCTGGATGCCGGCGTTGAGAACGTTGGGACGCTTGTGATTCGCTCGAGTCATGACCCGGAGCAGTTCGCTCTCCCGGTACAGCGAATCGTCTCGGAGATGGACCGCGATCTGCCTGTCTCCGATGTGCTCACCATGAACCAGTTGCTGGGGAAATCGACCCAGGACCAGAGCTTCAACACGACGCTGCTCGTCGCTTTTGGCTCGCTGTCGCTGGTTCTTGCGGCGGTTGGATTGTTTGGCGTGATGTCGTACATCGGAGCGCAGCGGACGACCGAGATCGGCATCCGCATCGCACTGGGAGCACAACGTGAACAGGTAATGCGGAAGATGTTGCTGGATGGAATGCGGCCCGCGGTCTTCGGTCTTGTCGTGGGACTCACAGCAAGCCTGGCAGCCGGCCGGTTGATGCGCGACTTGCTTTATCAGATCAAGCCGCTCGATCCGGCGGTTTTTGCCGCGGTTGCCGCAACACTGCTTGCAGTGGCCGTTTTTGCATGTATCGTTCCCGCGTGGCGTGCATCGCGCCTTGATCCAATGAAAGCATTGAGAGCCGAATAGTCGATATTCCGCCAATCTTCCAGAGGCACTCAATTGGTACGTCATCGTCTAAGCGCTCATCAAGGCTGGATTAGTAACGAGAAGTCGGCTTCTCAGTAGTAATCCTCGACTACGCAACAGTCATTCCATGAAAACGGCATTTCGGCAACTTCGTGACGAACTTGCCGAAATGCCGACTTTACGGGAATTCAAAGTTCTATCCTCATTGAAGGAAAGATGCGGTGTTGGCGGTGTTGGCGGCGTGATGCGGCGGGTAGACGCCTCGCATGGAGCGATGCACTTAATTCATCTCCGGAACCTGCACGCTGGCCGCCGCCTACGGCACATACCCCGCCGCCTTCATCCGCGAGATCGTCAGAGCAAAGGGCGATTCCTTCATCGCCTCAGCCACATTTTTCCGGTTACGAACCTGAGAGAGCTCGTCTGAGGTGATCGAGGGCGGGAAATCTTTGAACTCCCGAGTTGTGTTTTCGAGCGCGACACCCTCCAACCAATGCTTGGTTAGCGCGATCTGCGTCAGAGTGGTAATCTCGGCGATCTGCGCGGGGCTTAGGTGCGAAAGCCGGTTATCCGTCAATTCGTACCGTGAGGCGTCATTCATCCCGTCATACGCAAGCGACCGCGCGTCATCGATCCTCTTAAGCTTGTTGTAGGTGTCTTCATACTGCTCTACCTCTTCGCGGTGCATCAGGCTGGTGACGCCGCTGTTCTTGGCCGCATCCCAGGCCGCCTGGGTGTTAGGAGCGGAAGCATGGAACCAGACGAGGCTGCCGGGCAGCTTTTCATCCGGCGTGCCCGGATGCTTCTGAAGATAGGCCAATACCATCAGGTTATTTTCGAGTTCCGCCGTCTCCCAACGCCAGTTGGTCGTCTCACTCCTGAAGGAGTCCTTGTTAGCTTCGCGCTCGCCCCGCAGTTCCTCCCGCACCTCTGCGACCTCCCGGCGATGGTGGGAGTGCTCTACCGCCTGCTCCAGACCGACCGCAATCAGCAACCCGAGCACAATCGTCGCGATATGGATGAAGAATTCCTTCCAGCTACTGGCCGCATGATGCGCCGGGTGTACATCAAGCATGGTTTCGTGCTCCTTCGCAGTCTCTGGAACGTGTGTTGTCTCCGCACTCTCTGCCGTCTCGCCTTCGCTCAGCGGTGGCGTCGCCTCAGCGGGCACAGCCGCCGAGATGTCCGGTGTCTCAGGCATAAGTTTCCTTGGGGACCGTGGTGACGCCAGAGTATCAGCGAGAAGCGGGCGCGCCTAGAACCTTGGCGTCGAACTTCCTTGAAAACGGGGTTATCGGCAACTTCGCCTGACGAGCGGGGTCGCTGGTCAGGCGACGATAGCGACAGCCCTCCGGTCGCACTTAGGCGAACTTGGCGCGAATACGGGCACGCGGCCCGCACCCGGCGGAACTTTCGGCAAGTTGCCAATGACCCGACCTTTCAGGAGGTAGACTGGCATCGCATATGGAAGGGTGAATTCGGAATGCCGACGACGAAGGTAAAGAAGAGAAAAAGCAAATGACTCCAATTGAACCATTCCTGAACAGATTGATAGATTACGCGGGGCTCTTTCCTCCCGCAGGCCTCGATATGCTAACGTCGACCCGGAACTATGCCAGTTACCGCTCTGGTAAATATGCACGGGCTCTGGGACGCTTGATCGTCCCAGTTGCGAGGCTGACAGAATTCAGCGCGGCATTGATGGAGGTGGGCAGCGACGAGCAGCTGACACCATGGCTCCTGGGCGCACTCGGCACGGGCAATGCGCAGCAGGATGCTCGCCTGATATCTGGACTCGATAGGAGGGTCGCAGTTGTTGACGTCCTCGAGTCCAAGGCTGCAAATCTGGCTGAGGTGCATGAGCTGCTCTCAGCCGCACCCCCAAAGACAACTCTCTACGTCGAATTTCCACTGAAGAATTGCAGGCAAATGATTCCTGCACTGAAGGAAGGGAACGCGCGCGCAAAGATTAGGACCGGAGGCGTTACTGCCGATGCCATCCCCAGCGTCGAGCAGGTCGCGGAATTTCTCGCGGCCTGCGCCGAAGCAAAGGTTCCCTTCAAGGCAACGGCTGGACTGCATCATCCTTTGCGTTCCGTTCAACGGCTCACGTATGAACCGGGGAGCGCATCCGCTCTGATGAACGGTTTCATCAATGTCTTCGTCGCGGCAATCATCGCCTATTACGGAGCAACAGAAGAGAAGGTTTTAGCAGTGTTGAATGAACACGATCCTACCGCCTTTCGCTGGAGCAGGCACGCTCTTGCATGGTGTGATCAGGAACTATCCGCGGAACAAATCAGAGAAGCGCGAGAGAACTTCGCTATTGGCTTCGGCTCCTGTTCGTTTACTGAACCTATCGCCGACCTTTTGGATCTCGGATGGCTCTCATGAAACAAAATGAGCTGGGTTGAATCAGCTAACAACCGCGTTATCTGCTTGGCCATATGTCAGTTCAGACAACGGAGCGTTACCCAGGGTGCAAG
This Tunturibacter gelidoferens DNA region includes the following protein-coding sequences:
- a CDS encoding pentapeptide repeat-containing protein, with product MYLHRAIFEGADLKYSTFIEADLQGAYLMGADASHANFTDASLINGIPQRSKPWRVCF
- a CDS encoding ABC transporter permease translates to MRWWQIKKRDADLERELRSDLELEEEEQREGGVSGEEARYAALRAFGNPTLIRDQTHAVWSWSWIESLARDLRFSLRTLRRTPGFTIIAILVMALGIGANVALFTVVRGVLLKPLPFHDPDRLVMLYEAGALGDDTTDTNVVSGGMYAEWKKENRSYSSLALAQDIRVGLSGSNGQLPEKLKSALFSWDMLRTLGVQPALGRDFTQADDSPTANGTVLLSWGLWKRRFGGDPAILNQTIELDAAPYTVIGVMPAWFDFPDPSTQLWTPVYHDKPEATMTSLNNHMFRVVGRLKPGVSAAQGVADLSLISQRTHNAHLDDPFVFRGASSRPLLEHLVGEIKKPLYVLLEATCCLLLIACLNVANLLVARAAARRKELAIRTALGGGWLRLMSERMMECLMLSAAGGVLGLLLAFATLHWLSQARHDMSRVDSIHIDGVVAAFTVGVIMLCALFSGLIAAFSNSDRHILGALHEASRSVGGGNARATLRKVLLMLEVGLTVILLVGAGLLLKSYERLRSADMGCITQGVITMHLGLPDARYATPAQRANFYDTLLERVRALPGVDAAGFATLVPGQGYEVDSTFNIVEHPPLPQGRGLYALSRSADPKYFGAMGIPILRGRTFDGKRLATANEVIISQSFASQYFPGEDSLGKHLHVHGQNAVIVGIVGDTRYAIGETPRPVQYFSLDAGVENVGTLVIRSSHDPEQFALPVQRIVSEMDRDLPVSDVLTMNQLLGKSTQDQSFNTTLLVAFGSLSLVLAAVGLFGVMSYIGAQRTTEIGIRIALGAQREQVMRKMLLDGMRPAVFGLVVGLTASLAAGRLMRDLLYQIKPLDPAVFAAVAATLLAVAVFACIVPAWRASRLDPMKALRAE
- a CDS encoding PadR family transcriptional regulator; translation: MAKRAQQRVGLLQGTLDMLILRTLLHGPAHGHQIGKHIQRTTNEFLQMQHGSLYPALHRLEERGWVVSKWETAPDRNREFKYYRLTDKGRKQLLVEESQWKQMAEAVARVMWPVPEEA